The DNA sequence CCCCGGCGAGCGGCACGAGATCGACTTCGCGTTCGACCCCCGGTTCGAAGCGCACGGACGTGCCGGCCGGGACGTCGAGCCGGTGGCCGCGGGCGGCGTCGCGGTCGAATTCCAGGCCGGGGTTGACTGCGGCGAAGTGGTAGTGCGAGCCGACCTGGACCGGCCGGTCGCCGAGGTTGCGGACCAGGAGCCGGACCCGCGGGCGGCCGGGGTTCAGCTCGACCGGCTCGTCGCCGGGAATGATCTCACCTGGGTGCATCCGTCCCCTCCCTCACACGATCGGGTCGTGCACGGTGACGAGCTTCGTGCCGTCCGGGAACGTGGCCTCGACCTGCACGGAATCGACCATCTCGGGCACGCCGTCGAGCACCTGCGCCCGCGAGAGCACGCTCCGGCCGCTGGCGACGAGCTCACTGACCGTGCGCCCGTCCCGGGCCCCTTCGAGGACGTGGTCGGTGATCAGCGCGACCGCCTCGGGGTAGTTCAACCGGACGCCGCGGTCCAGCCGCTTCCGCGCGACGTCCGCCGCCACGTGGATGAGCAGCTTGTCGCGCTCCTGCGGGCTGAGGTGCATCCGCTAGGTCTATCACCCGGACCACGGCGGCGCCTGGTTCGGAAACATACCTTTAACCTGGGCTTCGTCACACTGAGTGGTGAAAATTCTCCCGTCGGACGGCCTCGGTGACTGAATCGTTCTCGTAATCGTGACCGAAACCACCGCTTCTTTCGATTGCCCCCCGGCGATCGAGGGAGCAAGGTCTATCCATCCGTGCGATGGCGCGCGCGTTCCGTGCGCATTTCCGTCCGCGCGTGCACCACCACCAAGACGGGGAAAAAAGCGCACCGAAAGGTTCCGCGAAACAGTGACTACCTCCACGATCAGCAAGCCACAGCCGTCCGGCCAACCCGACGACGGCTTCCGACCGGGTCTGGAGGGCGTCGTCGCCTTCCACACCGAAATCGCCGAACCCGACCGGGACGGCGGTGCGCTGCGCTACCGCGGCGTCGACATCGAGGACCTCGCCGGCAAGGTGACCTTCGGTGACGTGTGGGGCCTCCTCGTGGACGGCCGGTTCGGCCACGGCCTCCCGCCGGCCGAGCCGTTCCCGCTGCCGGTGCACACCGGCGACGTCCGGGTGGACGTCCAGGCCGCGCTGGCCATGCTCGCGCCGATCTGGGGCTACCGCCCGCTGCTCGACATCACCGACGAAGAGGCCCGCGAACAGCTGGCCCGCGCCTCGGTGATGGCCCTCTCCTACGTCGCGCAGTCGGCGCGCGGCATCGGCCAGCCCGCCGTGCCGCAGGCGCGCGTCGACGAGGCCCACTCGATCACCGAGCGGTTCCTGATCCGCTGGCGCGGCGAGCCCGACCCGGCGCACGTCAAGGCACTCGACGCGTACTGGGTGTCGGCCGCTGAGCACGGCCTCAACGCCTCGACCTTCACCGCGCGCGTCATCGCCTCCACCGGCGCCGACGTCGCGGCGGCCATGTCCGGCGCCATCGGCGCGATGTCGGGCCCGCTGCACGGCGGCGCGCCGGCGCGCGTGCTGCCGATGATCGAAGAGGTCGAACGCTCCGGCGACCCGGCCGGCCTGGTGAAGGGCATCCTGGACCGCAAGGAACGCCTGATGGGCTTCGGCCACCGCGTCTACCGCGCCGAAGACCCGCGGGCGCGCGTGCTGCGCCGGACGTGCAAGGAGCTCGGCGCGACCCGCTACGAGGCGGCCGCGGCGCTGGAGCAGGCGGCGCTGAAGGAGCTGCGCGAGCGGCGCCCGGACCACCCGATCGAGACGAACGTCGAGTTCTGGGCCGCGGTCATCCTGGACTTCGCCCAGGTCCCGCCGCACATGATGCCCGCGATGTTCAGCTCGGCCCGCACCGCCGGCTGGGCCGCGCACATCCTGGAGCAGAAGCGCACCGGACGTCTGGTGCGGCCGTCGGCCAAGTACGTCGGCCCGGCGCCCCGCACCCCCGAGGACGTCGAGGGCTGGGAACTGGTCACCAAGCACTGACCCCCGTACCCGCGCACTTTCACGTGAAAGTGAACCGGAGGAACCCTCCACCTCACTTTCACGTGAAAGTGCCGGCTTGGTCGTGGGCGGCGGTGGCGGCGAGCATTGCCGTGAGCTGGTCGACCAGCCACGTGTCCAGGTGCTCGTGCGGGAGCGTGCGTTCCTGGAGCCAGGACAAGAGGGCGCCCTCGACGACGGCGGTCCAGCAGCGCAGGGTGAGAGACAGCAGGGGCGAGGGATCGGTGACGCCGAGGGCGTCCAGGATCAGGGCCACCGCGCGGTTGCGGACCTCGTCGATCGCCGCGTCCGTGTCCGACGTCGCGATCACCGAACCGCTGCGCAGCAACGCGATGTACCCGGCCCGGTAGTGGTCGGCGACGTCGATCAGGCCGCGGACAGCCGCCTTCAACCGGGCTTCGGGCGGGCCTTCCTCGAGCCCGGCCAGGCCGTCGATGAGGCCGTCGGTGACCGTGCGCAGGGCCTGCACCTGCAGCTCGCGCAGGCTCGGGAAGTACCGGTAGAACAACGGCCTCGAAACCTCGGCGCGCGCGACGATGTCGTCCACCGTGACCAGTTCCGGCGCCCGCGAGCCGAACAGGTCGAGCGCGGCGCGGATCAGGTCGTCGCGGCGGGCCTGCGGCGACATCCGCCGCGGGCGGCTCACGGCGTCAGGTCCAGCTTCGCCGCCGCACGCAGCAATCCGGGCGTCAGTCGCGAAAGGACCAGCGCCACCTTCGCCTCCGGAGTGGACGGTGCGATCGCGGTGTCCTTCTCCACCGCTCGCAGGATGTCCTTCGCGACGCCCTCCGGGCCGAACCCGCGTCGCGCGTAGAGCTTGGAGCTCTGCTGCTGACGCCGTCGCTGCTCCGCTTCGGACACCCCGACGAACGTCGTCGTGTTGGTGATGTTGGTCTTCACGATCCCCGGGCACACCGCCGTGACGCCGATCCGGTGCGCGGCCAGCTCGGCGCGCAGGCCGACGCTCAGCGCCAGCACGGCGGACTTCGTCGTGGCGTACGCGGTCAGGATCTTCGACGGCAGGTAGGCGGCCGCGGAGGCGAGGTTGACGATCTGGCCGCCTTCCCCGCGCTCGGCGAGCATCGGCGCGAACGCGCGGCAGCCGTGGATCACGCCCCACAGGTTGACGTCGATGACGCGCTCCCAGTCCTCGACGGACGTGTCGAGGAACGGACCGGACATCCCGATGCCGGCGTTGTTGACCACGATGTCCGGGACGCCGTGGTTGTCGCGGACGTCCTGGGCGAAGCGGTGCACGGCCTCGCCGTCCGAAGAGTCCACTGTGTACTCGGCGACGCCGTGTCCGTCCAGCAGCTTCAGGGTTTCCGCCGCCGCGGCCTGGTCGATGTCGGTGACGATGACGTCGGCACCTTCGGCGGCGAAGGCGAGCGCGGTGGCCCGGCCGATCCCGCTGCCGGCGCCGGTGACGACGACCAGCTTGTGCGCGAAGCGGCCGGTCCCCACGCGCGCCTGGCGCAGGGCCCGGCTTTCGGCGCCGGTCTCGGCGTACTCGATCAGCTCGGCGGCGGCGCGGGCGACCACGTCCGGCTTGGCGCGGGTGACCCAGTGCGTCCCGACGATCAGCCGGATCCGCAGGTCCGGCACCCAGCGGGCGACCTCGGTCTGCAGCGGGGTCGTGACGTAGGCGTCGCCGGTCGGGGCCAGCACCTGCACCGGGACGTCGGCGGGCCGCGGGGCGGGCCGCGAAAGCCGGGTGAACATGTTGGCGCGGTAGAGCTCGAGCCCGTGTTGGCCGTCGGACTTGTCCGGGGGCGCCGCGTCGGGTTCCATGCGCTGGATCTGCTTGCCCAGCAGGCCGGTGCGCCACAGCACGT is a window from the Amycolatopsis sp. cg9 genome containing:
- a CDS encoding urease subunit beta produces the protein MHPGEIIPGDEPVELNPGRPRVRLLVRNLGDRPVQVGSHYHFAAVNPGLEFDRDAARGHRLDVPAGTSVRFEPGVEREVDLVPLAGARRVPGLRTEFSGEF
- a CDS encoding urease subunit gamma: MHLSPQERDKLLIHVAADVARKRLDRGVRLNYPEAVALITDHVLEGARDGRTVSELVASGRSVLSRAQVLDGVPEMVDSVQVEATFPDGTKLVTVHDPIV
- a CDS encoding citrate synthase 2, with translation MTTSTISKPQPSGQPDDGFRPGLEGVVAFHTEIAEPDRDGGALRYRGVDIEDLAGKVTFGDVWGLLVDGRFGHGLPPAEPFPLPVHTGDVRVDVQAALAMLAPIWGYRPLLDITDEEAREQLARASVMALSYVAQSARGIGQPAVPQARVDEAHSITERFLIRWRGEPDPAHVKALDAYWVSAAEHGLNASTFTARVIASTGADVAAAMSGAIGAMSGPLHGGAPARVLPMIEEVERSGDPAGLVKGILDRKERLMGFGHRVYRAEDPRARVLRRTCKELGATRYEAAAALEQAALKELRERRPDHPIETNVEFWAAVILDFAQVPPHMMPAMFSSARTAGWAAHILEQKRTGRLVRPSAKYVGPAPRTPEDVEGWELVTKH
- a CDS encoding TetR/AcrR family transcriptional regulator; amino-acid sequence: MSPQARRDDLIRAALDLFGSRAPELVTVDDIVARAEVSRPLFYRYFPSLRELQVQALRTVTDGLIDGLAGLEEGPPEARLKAAVRGLIDVADHYRAGYIALLRSGSVIATSDTDAAIDEVRNRAVALILDALGVTDPSPLLSLTLRCWTAVVEGALLSWLQERTLPHEHLDTWLVDQLTAMLAATAAHDQAGTFT
- a CDS encoding SDR family oxidoreductase, producing the protein MTASDGVRLSVHIDGRDDGPTVVLVHGYPDNSSMWGGVAAALGAKHRIVTYDVRGAGQSDKPSGRSSYRLDQLADDLRAVVEAVQPAGKVHLVAHDWGSIQTWHAVTGDGLCGRIASYTSISGPSLDHAGAWFRAQLTRPTPKRLKNALSQFLHSWYILAFQLPLIPDVLWRTGLLGKQIQRMEPDAAPPDKSDGQHGLELYRANMFTRLSRPAPRPADVPVQVLAPTGDAYVTTPLQTEVARWVPDLRIRLIVGTHWVTRAKPDVVARAAAELIEYAETGAESRALRQARVGTGRFAHKLVVVTGAGSGIGRATALAFAAEGADVIVTDIDQAAAAETLKLLDGHGVAEYTVDSSDGEAVHRFAQDVRDNHGVPDIVVNNAGIGMSGPFLDTSVEDWERVIDVNLWGVIHGCRAFAPMLAERGEGGQIVNLASAAAYLPSKILTAYATTKSAVLALSVGLRAELAAHRIGVTAVCPGIVKTNITNTTTFVGVSEAEQRRRQQQSSKLYARRGFGPEGVAKDILRAVEKDTAIAPSTPEAKVALVLSRLTPGLLRAAAKLDLTP